tttgttaattatagGTTTATTTTAAGTCAGTATGAAATTTGCACATTTTGATGTTGGTGATGCTGTTTATTTAAATCTCCCCTTGGCATACAACTTGATTacaataatgatttaaacaacaaacgAGGATTGAATGCATACATAGCCTCGTCAAAATCTAAGATAATGGTGgcattatgcatgcaaacaattcTCAGACCTGAAGATTCGCATTCATCTTCATAATCATCTCTCATAAAATAAGACATGAGAAACTTGACAAAAATGGGTCTCAGATTTTCTGTGTGAAGAATAAGCGATGAAGAGATTGAGGAAAAGAGTCTCAGATTTTGTGtgtgaagatgaagatgatgaagattatGAAGAATATAGGCGGACAGATTGAGGGAGAAAGGAAGAGAGAATGGCAACGACTGGGTTAATTAGGAAGAGAGAATGGGATGAAGATAATGTTAGGGTTTCTAAGAGAAGCCTCTAGAATTATGTAGAAAGAGGTGAGAGGGATTAGGTTAATGAGTGAGTTAGATTTGGGCTGGGTTAATTAGGGGGTCCAAATTAATATTGGGAGGGGTAATTGGGTTGGATTAGTGTAAAAGGTGTGGGCCAAGTGAATGGCACAATGTGTAAATAACAAAAGGCAATAAGGACACTATGATCATTTCAGTACCAAAAAAACTTACTAAATAAGGAGAGAAGGAACAAAACGTGACTACCATCGAAAAAGAAAGAGGGATTATAATCCTCCTGATCTCACAAACCACCACCACCCGGAGCAGCAAAATGTCGGCCGCAAAAACCGCCGCAACCTCATTCCTACAATCCGTCAGAAAATATCTAAAAGCGCCATGGGAGATAACAGGCCCGTGCGCATCACCTGAGTACAGATCCGCCGTACCAAAAGCCACAGAATACAGACCGTTCTGCCCGGCCACGGAGCCGCAGCATGCCATTGTTCCAACCGCCAATCCCGATACCGTATTCGATATCAAATACTTCCCACGCGACCAGCGACGCAATCGCCCTCCCATCCGCCGAACTATTCTTAAGAAAGCGGATGttgagaagatgatgaaggagaagAAGTCGTTTCAGCTCTCCGAGTTTCCGAGGCCGTATTTGGTTACTGCTGTTGAGGAGGATTACAGTGCTATTGGTGGTGGTTACACCAACTGATTTTCAGAATCAGgtattttattcttttgtttaATTGTGATTTAGGGTTATCCATTTTGGGTTATGTTGTTATGATTAGAATAATGGATTATTGTACTCGTTTGTGGGTTTGCAATCTGACTATTGATGGttttaaaggatgattcatgtcaaccgaccccaaaattattttgggattaaggcccTCATGCTGCTGTTGCTATCGTTTTCATTTGTGGGTTTGATTGCAGTTCTGTTTACCAGTTTAGCGCATTAGATTAAATGATGTGATTTAGGTAGTATTGCTTTTGCAGAATTCAATCTTTTCTCTATTTTCTGTTTAACTTCTCATTTTTGTGTTTGTTACGGAATTAATGGAAATTAGGATGAAATAAATTGAGTTTTTTGTCGGATTAAAACAATGTACCTTTGGGCATATATTAGAGTTTGTGTCTTTGTGAATATCATTGTCCCCAGCCTCAAACGCTCCAGCAATTCACGGGGTAAGGGGCAGGTCAGTTGTACTCGCCCTTATCCCTGTGCATCTGCTTACGCAGAGTGGCTGTTTGTGAATATGGTATCTTATCTGTGTTGTTCTTTGTATGTATTTTCTTGTTGTTTCTTGGATG
The Silene latifolia isolate original U9 population chromosome 11, ASM4854445v1, whole genome shotgun sequence genome window above contains:
- the LOC141611671 gene encoding uncharacterized protein LOC141611671, with product MSAAKTAATSFLQSVRKYLKAPWEITGPCASPEYRSAVPKATEYRPFCPATEPQHAIVPTANPDTVFDIKYFPRDQRRNRPPIRRTILKKADVEKMMKEKKSFQLSEFPRPYLVTAVEEDYSAIGGGYTN